The following DNA comes from Mycobacterium sp. MS1601.
CTCTATCCCCCGGTCAAAGCACTGCTGGAGAGCCAGGGCTACGTGGTCAAAGGCGAAGTGGCGCATTGTGATGTGGTCGGTGTCCGCGATGACGGGCCACCGGTGATCGTCGAGCTCAAACGCGCCTTCAACCTGGGTCTGCTGTTGCAGGGAGTGGACCGGCTGGCCCTCACCGACACGGTGTATCTGGGGATCGGCCGAATTCCGAAGCAGAGCAAGGAGATCCGCGGTCTTTGCCGGCGGCTCGGGCTGGGCCTCATCGTGGTCACCGGGCAACGGGCCGAGGTCCTGCTGGACCCGGCGCCCTACGCGCCGCGGAAGAACAAGCGCAAGGTGGGCCGTCTGCTCGGTGAGCACGCCCGCCGCGTCGGAGACCCCAACCTCGGCGGCTCGTCGACCAAGGTCCCGATGATGACGTCCTATCGTCAGGAGGCGGTACGCTGCGCCGAACTGCTGCGCGCCGGACCGATGAAGCTGGCCCAGATGCGCGCGTCCGCCGACGTTCCCAATGCCGCCAAGATCCTGCAGAAGGACTACTACGGCTGGTTCGAACGTGTCGAGCGCGGGACCTACGCGTTGACACCGGCGGGACTGACGGGCATCGCCCGCTACACAGAACCGTCGGTTTCTGCAGCCGGGTCGTGATCCGCGGCGCCGGACCGCCCGGCTGCAGAAAACAACGGTTTCTGCTCGTGGGCAGCCTTCGTCAGGCGGCGGAGGTTACCCGGTAGACGTCGTACACGCCCTCCACATTGCGCACCACATTCAGCACGTGCCCCAGATGCTTGGGGTCGCCCATCTCGAAGGTGAAGCGGCTCACGGCCACCCGATCATCGGAGGTGGTGACCGACGCGGACAGGATGTTCACCTTCTCGTCGGCCAGCACGCGCGTGACGTCGGAGAGCAACCGGTGGCGGTCCAGCGCCTCGACCTGAATGGCCACCAGGAACACCGAACTGGGACCCGGCGCCCACTCCACGTCGATGATCCGCTCGGACTGCTCCTGCAGCGAAGCGGCATTGGTGCAGTCGTTTCGGTGCACGCTGACGCCGCCGCCCCGGGTGACGAACCCCATGATGGTGTCACCGGGAACCGGCGTGCAGCACTTGGCGAGCTTGCTCAACACACCTGGCGCCCCTGGCACCGCGATACCCACATCGTCGCTGCTGCGCTGGCGCATCGGCACGTTCGACGGCGTGGACCGCTCGGCGATCTCGTCCTCGGCGTCATCGGCACCGCCCAGTGTGGCGATGAGCCGCTGCACCACATGGTGCGCCGAGATATGCCCCTCACCGACGGCGGTGTAGAGCGCCGAAACATCGGTGTAGCGCAGCTCGCGAGCCAGCGTGCCCATCGATTCGGCATTCATCAAGCGCTGCAACGGAAGGCCACCACGGCGCACCTCGCGGGCAATGGCGTCCTTACCGGACTCCAGGGCCTCTTCACGGCGTTCCTTGGCAAACCACTGCCGAATCTTGGCCTTGGCGCGCGGTGACACCACGAAGCTCTGCCAGTCACGCGTGGGCCCGGCATTGGGAGCCTTGGAGGTGAACACCTCGACCACTTCACCATTTTCGAGCTTGCGCTCGAGCGCCACCAGGCGGCCGTTGACCCGCGCACCGATGCAGCGGTGTCCCACCTCCGTGTGCACGGCATAGGCGAAGTCGACGGGTGTGGACCCTGCGGGCAGCGTGATCACGTCGCCCTTCGGGGTGAAGACGAAGATCTCCTGCACCGCAAGGTCGTAGCGCAGCGATTCCAGGAACTCGCCGGGGTCGGCAGCCTCTCGCTGCCAATCCAGGAGCTGGCGCATCCACGCCATGTCGTCGATCTCGGTGGCGGCCAGCGTGGCGGGAACTCCGTTGCGGCCCTTGGCTTCCTTGTAGCGCCAGTGCGCGGCGATGCCGTACTCGGCGGTGCGGTGCATGTCACGGGTGCGAATCTGCACCTCCAGCGGCTTGCCCTCCGACCCGATGACCGTGGTGTGCAACGACTGGTAGACACCGAAGCGCGGCTGAGCGATGTAGTCCTTGAACCTGCCCGCCATGGGCTGCCACAGGGAGTGCACCACACCCACGGCGGCATAACAGTCGCGGATCTCGTCACAGAGAATCCGCACACCAACCAGATCATGGATGTCGTCGAAGTCGCGGCCCTTGACGATCATCTTCTGATAAATCGACCAGTAATGCTTGGGGCGACCCTCGACGGTAGCGCTGATCCGCGAAGCATTCAGTGTCGCAGCGATTTCCGCGCGGACCTTGGCCAGATAGGTGTCGCGCGACGGCGCCCGGTCGGCGACCAGCCGGACGATCTCCTCGTACTTCTTGGGGTGCAGGATCGCAAACGACAGATCCTCGAGCTCCCATTTCACCGTGGCCATGCCAAGTCGGTGTGCCAGCGGCGCAATGACTTCCAGTGTCTCGCGGGCCTTGCGGGCCTGCTTCTCCGGCGGCAGGAAGCGCATGGTGCGCATGTTGTGCAGGCGGTCGGCGACC
Coding sequences within:
- a CDS encoding DUF2161 domain-containing phosphodiesterase, producing the protein MPLESDLYPPVKALLESQGYVVKGEVAHCDVVGVRDDGPPVIVELKRAFNLGLLLQGVDRLALTDTVYLGIGRIPKQSKEIRGLCRRLGLGLIVVTGQRAEVLLDPAPYAPRKNKRKVGRLLGEHARRVGDPNLGGSSTKVPMMTSYRQEAVRCAELLRAGPMKLAQMRASADVPNAAKILQKDYYGWFERVERGTYALTPAGLTGIARYTEPSVSAAGS
- a CDS encoding RelA/SpoT family protein — encoded protein: MACVADDPVTVAEPAAGQTVPPVEPRAETPKATSSASRRVRARLARRMTAQRSAINPVLEPLVAVHREIYPKADLTILQRAYAVAEERHATQLRRSGDPYITHPLAVANILAELGMDTTTLVAALLHDTVEDTGYTLEALTTEFGEEVGHLVDGVTKLDRVVLGTAAEGETIRKMIIAMARDPRVLVIKVADRLHNMRTMRFLPPEKQARKARETLEVIAPLAHRLGMATVKWELEDLSFAILHPKKYEEIVRLVADRAPSRDTYLAKVRAEIAATLNASRISATVEGRPKHYWSIYQKMIVKGRDFDDIHDLVGVRILCDEIRDCYAAVGVVHSLWQPMAGRFKDYIAQPRFGVYQSLHTTVIGSEGKPLEVQIRTRDMHRTAEYGIAAHWRYKEAKGRNGVPATLAATEIDDMAWMRQLLDWQREAADPGEFLESLRYDLAVQEIFVFTPKGDVITLPAGSTPVDFAYAVHTEVGHRCIGARVNGRLVALERKLENGEVVEVFTSKAPNAGPTRDWQSFVVSPRAKAKIRQWFAKERREEALESGKDAIAREVRRGGLPLQRLMNAESMGTLARELRYTDVSALYTAVGEGHISAHHVVQRLIATLGGADDAEDEIAERSTPSNVPMRQRSSDDVGIAVPGAPGVLSKLAKCCTPVPGDTIMGFVTRGGGVSVHRNDCTNAASLQEQSERIIDVEWAPGPSSVFLVAIQVEALDRHRLLSDVTRVLADEKVNILSASVTTSDDRVAVSRFTFEMGDPKHLGHVLNVVRNVEGVYDVYRVTSAA